The Gemmatimonas phototrophica region GGGAAATTGAGTTTGATCGTGAAACCGGCAAGCTCAGCGACACCGACTACGCCGATCTCAAGCAGCGCTATACCCGTGAAGCGTTGGCCGAAATGCGTGCGGCCGATGGCGGAGCCGCGCCAGTCGTGGCGATCGCCGCGGCGGCTGAGGAGAGCGGACTCGACCCGGTCGAAGCGGCCATCGCGAGAGCGGCGGGGCAGGTGAAGAGCTGTGGGGTCTGCGGACCACGGCCAGAGCCTGATGCCACCTATTGTTCCAGCTGTGGCCGGTTCCTGCCTGGCAGCTGTGGTAGTTGTGGCGCGAGTGTCGACCTCGTGGGATCACGCTTCTGCAGCGGGTGCGGCACGCAATTGGCAGCGGCGTAATTCGACGTGGTGTGTGGCGCGTGCCCGGGTGCTGACGGAGCGTTACACGGAGGGCACATGGCGCGATCGGATCCACTGCTGGTTCCTCGCAACATGTTTACGGCAAAGCTGTTGACGCAGAGTCCCGCGGAGAGGGGTAACGCCCCTGTCACGCGGGATTTTTGTTGCTTTCGGAATACTCCCGGTCATGGTAGCATGGAGTTCCGTTTCGACACATGCCCGCGTTCTGGCGGCGATGATGCCTCCTCTTCTGACCATGATACACACTCGATATACCAGCGCCGCGCTCGCCGCGGCGGCCGTGCTTCTGTCCGCGTGTGGTGCCGACCGCGTGACGTCAACTGCTGGCGATATCGCTTCGCCGCGCTACTTCACGACGAACCCGGCGCCATCTGTCCGGTTCAGTGAAATTCACTACGACAACAACGGGACCGATGCGAACGAGCGCATCGAAATCTCGATGCCGGTAGGACAGGATCTGACCGGTTGGCAACTGGTGCTATACAACGGCGCCAACGGGCAAAGCTATTCCACCGGTGCATTGGCGCCGCTGTCTCGTTCGGCATGCGTTGGTGGCGAGCGAGAAGTCGTGGTCGCGTTGTATCCCGTCAATGGCATTCAGAATGGAAGCCCCGACGGCATGGCGCTCGTGAACGGCGCCGGGAGTGTGGTGGAGTTTCTCTCGTACGAAGGCGTGTTTCAGGCCACGAATGGACCCGCGGTCGGCATTACGTCAACGGATATCGGTGCGTCAGAAACCGGAGGTGCCAGCGGCACGAGCGACGGCTCAGTGGCCCGCGGAACCGGCAATACCTGGGTCACCAGCAACACGACCAACACGTTCGGCGCCTGCAACGACGGCACCACCAACGGTGGCGGTCCCACGGTTGGTGCAATTGCGTCCGTCACGGTGGCACCAACCACCGCGACGGTCCAGATCGGCGCTACCAAGCCACTCACGGCCATCGCACAAGATGCCGAGAAGAACACCGTCACCACGGCCACGTTCACGTGGGCATCCAGTGACGAAACGGTGGCGACGGTCAGCGCCGCCGGCGTAGTGACCGCGGTTGCTCCAGGATCGGCGACCATCACCGCTTCGTCCGGCGCATTCAATGGCACGGCCGTCATTACGGTACCGGAACCGGCCACGCTGCCCGCCGTGCGGTTTACGGAACTGCACTACGACAACAGTGGAGAGGACTACGGCGAAGCGATCGAAATTGAAGGGCCGGCCAACACTGATCTGACGGGATGGCAGGTCGTGCTGTACAACGGCAATGGGGGGCGGCAATACGACATCCGCACTCTGAGCGGCAGCTTTGCCAATGAGTGCTCGGGGCGCGGCGTAAAGGTGCTGGAGTATCCCACCGGCCTCCTGCAGAACGGCCCCGATGGCATGGCGCTGGTAAATGCGGCCGGCGCGGTGGTCGAGTTCCTGTCGTACGAAGGGGTCTTTGCGGCAACCGACGGACCGGCGGCCGGCATGACGTCGCGCAACATTGGCGTGTCGCAGAGCGGTGCTGCCGTGACCTCGAGTTTGCAGCGCTCACTCAGTGATGTCTGGTCCTCGTCGCTCGATAGTTTTGGCGTCTGCAACGGGCGTGGTACCCGCGTGCCGCGCACCACTCTCAGCTTTGGTTTCCGCACCCCGTTTGATCCTGCACTCCCAGTGGGATTTGAGGATCTGTTGACGGTAACCCAGCGCCTCGATGGCCAGGTGGTGACATACGACGTCCCCATGGTCTCCGAAACGCCGGCCACGGCCACCGTGCTCCCCAACAACGTGATTCGTGGTGTGGGTGTGGGAACGGCCCGCTTCCGGGCGACGACCGCCAATGGCTTTACCCTCACGTTCGAGCTCCCCATTCGGGAAGCGACGGCCTCGACAACGGCGGTCTACGCCGATCATACGGAGTTCGGGGTTCCCGTCGATGGATCACCGGCCGATGACTATGTGGTGCGTCGCGACCAGATGGCCTTCTCGTACAGCCGCACGCGCAACACGCCGAACTGGGTGTCGTACAATCTGGAAGACACGCA contains the following coding sequences:
- a CDS encoding zinc ribbon domain-containing protein — its product is MALPEGALPLVLGTGLALGALTLVLAPLLSAIETPPNTPPQTEAAKATARKAKRAGEQSNMAVDALREIEFDRETGKLSDTDYADLKQRYTREALAEMRAADGGAAPVVAIAAAAEESGLDPVEAAIARAAGQVKSCGVCGPRPEPDATYCSSCGRFLPGSCGSCGASVDLVGSRFCSGCGTQLAAA
- a CDS encoding DNA/RNA non-specific endonuclease; protein product: MIHTRYTSAALAAAAVLLSACGADRVTSTAGDIASPRYFTTNPAPSVRFSEIHYDNNGTDANERIEISMPVGQDLTGWQLVLYNGANGQSYSTGALAPLSRSACVGGEREVVVALYPVNGIQNGSPDGMALVNGAGSVVEFLSYEGVFQATNGPAVGITSTDIGASETGGASGTSDGSVARGTGNTWVTSNTTNTFGACNDGTTNGGGPTVGAIASVTVAPTTATVQIGATKPLTAIAQDAEKNTVTTATFTWASSDETVATVSAAGVVTAVAPGSATITASSGAFNGTAVITVPEPATLPAVRFTELHYDNSGEDYGEAIEIEGPANTDLTGWQVVLYNGNGGRQYDIRTLSGSFANECSGRGVKVLEYPTGLLQNGPDGMALVNAAGAVVEFLSYEGVFAATDGPAAGMTSRNIGVSQSGAAVTSSLQRSLSDVWSSSLDSFGVCNGRGTRVPRTTLSFGFRTPFDPALPVGFEDLLTVTQRLDGQVVTYDVPMVSETPATATVLPNNVIRGVGVGTARFRATTANGFTLTFELPIREATASTTAVYADHTEFGVPVDGSPADDYVVRRDQMAFSYSRTRNTPNWVSYNLEDTHVGGSGRCECFTFDSALPASFTRYSTFDYVGSGYSRGHLVKSQDRTTGVLDNATTFYFTNIIPQTEANNEGPWLQLENYLTNKADVQNKEVFIITGVAGSRGTLNDRGVVTIPENLWKVAIVLPRNRGLADVNAGLVPDEIIAVVMPNADAMPSPDWTTYRTTVDSVEALSGYDLLALLNDQIEIAVESNTKAPVARVNGPFEILAGESVTLSAAASTDADGDALTYRWTTGDGRTVNGVSPTVQYSSPGTFTATVTVTDIRTLFSQASTTVRVLSSAEGLEKAAAQVTQLGTAGRLNRGQANSLAVKIRNAGASISRTNPQASAGQLGALVNELHALVQSRRLSAADAAPALLTLERVIASLPYGVL